One Sparus aurata chromosome 5, fSpaAur1.1, whole genome shotgun sequence genomic window carries:
- the LOC115581927 gene encoding RING finger protein 10-like isoform X3, translating into MLESSAALCPELGLNTSTHCTDSVMEKNPNSSTSTKVPPRSSSTGPAPGETKTKTEGKNNGGSKRYSRKREPSFPKSDTFPGPRRTNSQKSKNFDKRPSQRGGRQYGVAGGGRREEVAETRRAEFSPAQFAGPKKISLNHLLNFTFEPRGGTSGIGEGGHSYWGRRNKWGHKHKPFNKELFLQANCQFVVSDDQDYKAHFTDPDTLVNWDCVQQVRIYSHEVPSCPICLYPPVAARITRCGHIFCWPCMLHYLSLSDKSWSKCPICYEAVATDDLKSVVAMETRQYVVGDVITMRLMRREKGALVAMPSCQWVKVEEPVRFGDACLSPYSKLLLASPAQALSLVTEEKAVLQAQLSQDVDTHGCFIQSALCLLQEQEEMLLKQQKMNAGDVLDFSSLTLEEPSSPEEEVVTNTSSSSKPVLQYASAFDDEVAEVPDVPDDTAAELPDYPEGILESVLEEPPEAMVDVAPEPQPDEESPASQPESGRPSTSVVHGPYYYFYQADDCQQMFLHPVNVRCLLREYGSLEASPDTITATVVEIVGHTVTEEVRRRHRYLAHLPLTCEFSICELALQPPILSKETLDTFADDLEKRKRLRQKKVRDEKRREKRIEIEENKKQGKYPEVHIGLENLQHFPAFGSPPYNSSFPIQPDFTFAPPSPLSSSPTSDGITFPSLNGQSASPTVGSVEDDAHCMSFAQMLRDGKARADAGPRIAPKKADKLLAPPAADSDGESDGSDRVPVPSFQNSFSQAIEKALLQLDNGAAGPPQPVVDPEEKGGKKKKKKQKLLFSTSMVHTK; encoded by the exons ATGCTAGAGAGCTCGGCGGCTCTCTGCCCGGAGCTCGGCCTCAACACCAGCACTCACTGCACGGACTCAGTCATGGAGAAAAACCccaacagcagcaccagcaccaaGGTTCCGCCCCGTTCCAGCTCCACAGGACCAGCACCGGGCGAGACTAAGACCAAAACAG aagGTAAAAATAATGGAGGCTCCAAGCGCTACAGCCGCAAGCGTGAGCCCTCCTTTCCCAAAAGCGACACTTTCCCAGGCCCGCGCCGCACCAATTCACAGAAAAGCAAGAATTTTGACAAGAGACCCTCTCAGAGAGGCGGACGACAGTATGGAGTTGCAGGCGGAGGACGACGTGAGGAG GTAGCAGAGACGCGCCGGGCCGAGTTTAGCCCGGCTCAGTTTGCTGGACCGAAGAAAATAAGCCTGAACCACCTGCTGAACTTCACCTTTGAACCCCGTGGAGGCACCAGTGGCATCGGAGAGGGAGGCCACTCCTACTGGGGCCGCCGAAACAAGTGGGGCCACAAGCACAAGCCCTTCAACAAGGAGCTATTCCTGCAGGCCAA ctgccAGTTTGTGGTGAGTGACGACCAGGACTACAAGGCCCACTTCACTGATCCAGACACTCTGGTCAACTGGGACTGTGTGCAGCAAGTG CGCATCTACAGTCATGAGGTGCCGTCTTGCCCGATCTGTCTGTACCCTCCTGTGGCAGCCCGCATCACCCGGTGTGGACACATCTTCTGCTGGCCGTGCATGCTGCACTACCTCTCTCTTAGCGACAAGAGCTGGTCCAAGTGTCCCATCTGCTACGAGGCCGTTGCCACCGACGACCTGAAGAG TGTGGTTGCTATGGAGACCAGGCAGTATGTGGTTGGTGATGTCATCACCATGCGCCTGATGCGGAGGGAGAAGGGGGCTCTGGTGGCCATGCCGAGCTGTCAGtgggtgaaggtggaggagccTGTTCGCTTCGGAG ATGCGTGTCTCAGCCCGTACTccaagctgctgctggcctccCCGGCTCAGGCTCTGAGCCTGGTGACGGAGGAGAAGGCCGTCCTGCAGGCTCAGCTCAGCCAGGACGTGGACACGCACGGCTGCTTCATCCAGAGCGCCCTCTGTCTGCTGCAG gagcaggaggaaatgCTGCTGAAACAGCAGAAGATGAACGCGGGAGACGTCCTCGACttctcctctctgactctgGAAGAACCATCGTCTCCTGAGGAGGAAGTGGTgaccaacaccagcagcagcagca AGCCCGTGCTGCAGTACGCCTCTGCATTCGATGACGAGGTGGCGGAGGTCCCTGATGTTCCTGACGACACCGCTGCTGAGCTGCCAGACTACCCTGAAGGGATTTTGGAGTCGGTGCTGGAGGAACCTCCAGAGGCGATGGTGGATGTCGCCCCGGAGCCCCAGCCTGATGAGGAGAgcccagccagccagccagagTCAGGCCGCCCCTCCACCAGTGTGGTGCATGGACCCTACTACTACTTCTACCAAG CTGACGACTGCCAGCAGATGTTCCTGCATCCTGTGAATGTTCGCTGTCTGCTGCGTGAATACGGCAGCTTGGAGGCCAGTCCTGACACCATCACTGCAACAGTGGTGGAGATCGTGGGACACACGGTCACCGAG GAGGTCCGTCGCCGCCATCGTTATCTGGCTCACCTGCCGCTCACCTGCGAGTTCAGCATCTGTGAGCTCGCCCTGCAGCCGCCGATCCTGTCCAAGGAAACTCTGGACACATTCGCAG ACGACCTGGAGAAGAGGAAGCGTCTGAGGCAGAAGAAGGTGAGGGACGAGAAGCGCCGAGAGAAGCGAATTGAAATCGAGGAGAACAAGAAGCAGGGTAAAT ATCCAGAGGTGCATATTGGATTAGAGAACCTTCAGCATTTCCCAGCGTTCGGGTCTCCGCCGTACAACAGCAGCTTCCCGATTCAGCCCGACTTCACCTTCGCTCCCCCTTCACCCCTCAGCAGCAGTCCAACCTCTG ACGGGATCACATTCCCGAGTCTGAACGGGCAGAGCGCTTCACCCACTGTGGGCAGCGTGGAAGACGACGCGCACTGCATGTCCTTTGCACAG ATGCTCAGAGATGGGAAAGCCAGAGCTGATGCTGGGCCCAGGATCGCTCCAAAGAAAG CAGATAAGCTGCtcgctcctccagcagcagacagCGACGGGGAGAGCGACGGCTCGGACCGGGTCCCCGTCCCCAGCTTCCAGAACTCCTTCAGCCAGGCCATAGAGAAggcactgctgcagctggataACGGAGCGGCTGGTCCTCCACAACCTGTTGTTGATCCAG aagagaaaggagggaagaagaaaaagaagaagcagaagctTCTGTTCAGCACATCCATGGTTCACACAAAGTAG
- the LOC115582337 gene encoding protein unc-119 homolog B-like: protein MNGSRNKAAVSKAQKDADAGSETNHRDRKSGGGMLKKLKSRRSQPEKWPVVTEDELRALGKDISPDHVLGLRAVTEDYLCKPEDNIYNIDFTRFKIRDLETGTVLFEIAKPPNGGPVEGVEDGGDVDTSAGRFVRYQFTPAFLKLCTVGATVEFTVGDRPINSFRMIERHYFQGRLLKNFDFDFGFCIPNSRNTCEHIYEFPQLPDDLIRQMVAHPYETRSDSFYFVDNKLIMHNKADYAYNGGL from the exons ATGAACGGTTCCCGGAACAAAGCGGCAGTCAGTAAGGCTCAGAAAGACGCGGACGCCGGCTCAGAGACCAACCACAGGGACCGAAAGAGTGGCGGAGGAATGCTGAAGAAGCTGAAGTCGAGGCGCAGTCAGCCGGAGAAGTGGCCTGTGGTCACGGAGGATGAACTCCGGGCTCTGGGCAAAGATATCTCCCCGGACCACGTCCTGGGTCTGCGGGCTGTCACCGAGG ATTATCTTTGTAAACCTGAGGACAATATCTACAACATTGATTTTACACGCTTCAAAATCAGAGACCTGGAGACGGGAACTGTGCTGTTTGAGATCGCCAAACCTCCCAACGGTG GTCCTGTGGAGGGTGTGGAGGACGGTGGAGACGTCGACACCAGTGCAGGACGATTTGTGCGATATCAGTTCACACCAGCCTTCCTAAAACTGTGTACAGTCGGTGCAAC TGTGGAGTTCACGGTGGGCGACCGGCCCATTAACAGCTTCCGGATGATCGAGAGGCATTACTTCCAGGGACGCCTCCTCAAGAACTTCGACTTTGACTTCGGTTTCTGCATCCCAAACAGCCGCAACACCTGTGAACACATTTATGAGTTCCCACAGCTTCCAGACGACCTCA TTCGCCAAATGGTGGCGCACCCTTACGAGACCAGATCAGACAGTTTCTACTTTGTGGACAACAAACTCATCATGCACAACAAGGCAGACTATGCCTACAATGGAGGTCTGTAA
- the LOC115581927 gene encoding RING finger protein 10-like isoform X1, with translation MLESSAALCPELGLNTSTHCTDSVMEKNPNSSTSTKVPPRSSSTGPAPGETKTKTEGKNNGGSKRYSRKREPSFPKSDTFPGPRRTNSQKSKNFDKRPSQRGGRQYGVAGGGRREEVAETRRAEFSPAQFAGPKKISLNHLLNFTFEPRGGTSGIGEGGHSYWGRRNKWGHKHKPFNKELFLQANCQFVVSDDQDYKAHFTDPDTLVNWDCVQQVRIYSHEVPSCPICLYPPVAARITRCGHIFCWPCMLHYLSLSDKSWSKCPICYEAVATDDLKSVVAMETRQYVVGDVITMRLMRREKGALVAMPSCQWVKVEEPVRFGDACLSPYSKLLLASPAQALSLVTEEKAVLQAQLSQDVDTHGCFIQSALCLLQEQEEMLLKQQKMNAGDVLDFSSLTLEEPSSPEEEVVTNTSSSSSSKPVLQYASAFDDEVAEVPDVPDDTAAELPDYPEGILESVLEEPPEAMVDVAPEPQPDEESPASQPESGRPSTSVVHGPYYYFYQADDCQQMFLHPVNVRCLLREYGSLEASPDTITATVVEIVGHTVTEEVRRRHRYLAHLPLTCEFSICELALQPPILSKETLDTFADDLEKRKRLRQKKVRDEKRREKRIEIEENKKQGKYPEVHIGLENLQHFPAFGSPPYNSSFPIQPDFTFAPPSPLSSSPTSDGITFPSLNGQSASPTVGSVEDDAHCMSFAQMLRDGKARADAGPRIAPKKADKLLAPPAADSDGESDGSDRVPVPSFQNSFSQAIEKALLQLDNGAAGPPQPVVDPEEKGGKKKKKKQKLLFSTSMVHTK, from the exons ATGCTAGAGAGCTCGGCGGCTCTCTGCCCGGAGCTCGGCCTCAACACCAGCACTCACTGCACGGACTCAGTCATGGAGAAAAACCccaacagcagcaccagcaccaaGGTTCCGCCCCGTTCCAGCTCCACAGGACCAGCACCGGGCGAGACTAAGACCAAAACAG aagGTAAAAATAATGGAGGCTCCAAGCGCTACAGCCGCAAGCGTGAGCCCTCCTTTCCCAAAAGCGACACTTTCCCAGGCCCGCGCCGCACCAATTCACAGAAAAGCAAGAATTTTGACAAGAGACCCTCTCAGAGAGGCGGACGACAGTATGGAGTTGCAGGCGGAGGACGACGTGAGGAG GTAGCAGAGACGCGCCGGGCCGAGTTTAGCCCGGCTCAGTTTGCTGGACCGAAGAAAATAAGCCTGAACCACCTGCTGAACTTCACCTTTGAACCCCGTGGAGGCACCAGTGGCATCGGAGAGGGAGGCCACTCCTACTGGGGCCGCCGAAACAAGTGGGGCCACAAGCACAAGCCCTTCAACAAGGAGCTATTCCTGCAGGCCAA ctgccAGTTTGTGGTGAGTGACGACCAGGACTACAAGGCCCACTTCACTGATCCAGACACTCTGGTCAACTGGGACTGTGTGCAGCAAGTG CGCATCTACAGTCATGAGGTGCCGTCTTGCCCGATCTGTCTGTACCCTCCTGTGGCAGCCCGCATCACCCGGTGTGGACACATCTTCTGCTGGCCGTGCATGCTGCACTACCTCTCTCTTAGCGACAAGAGCTGGTCCAAGTGTCCCATCTGCTACGAGGCCGTTGCCACCGACGACCTGAAGAG TGTGGTTGCTATGGAGACCAGGCAGTATGTGGTTGGTGATGTCATCACCATGCGCCTGATGCGGAGGGAGAAGGGGGCTCTGGTGGCCATGCCGAGCTGTCAGtgggtgaaggtggaggagccTGTTCGCTTCGGAG ATGCGTGTCTCAGCCCGTACTccaagctgctgctggcctccCCGGCTCAGGCTCTGAGCCTGGTGACGGAGGAGAAGGCCGTCCTGCAGGCTCAGCTCAGCCAGGACGTGGACACGCACGGCTGCTTCATCCAGAGCGCCCTCTGTCTGCTGCAG gagcaggaggaaatgCTGCTGAAACAGCAGAAGATGAACGCGGGAGACGTCCTCGACttctcctctctgactctgGAAGAACCATCGTCTCCTGAGGAGGAAGTGGTgaccaacaccagcagcagcagcagcagcaag CCCGTGCTGCAGTACGCCTCTGCATTCGATGACGAGGTGGCGGAGGTCCCTGATGTTCCTGACGACACCGCTGCTGAGCTGCCAGACTACCCTGAAGGGATTTTGGAGTCGGTGCTGGAGGAACCTCCAGAGGCGATGGTGGATGTCGCCCCGGAGCCCCAGCCTGATGAGGAGAgcccagccagccagccagagTCAGGCCGCCCCTCCACCAGTGTGGTGCATGGACCCTACTACTACTTCTACCAAG CTGACGACTGCCAGCAGATGTTCCTGCATCCTGTGAATGTTCGCTGTCTGCTGCGTGAATACGGCAGCTTGGAGGCCAGTCCTGACACCATCACTGCAACAGTGGTGGAGATCGTGGGACACACGGTCACCGAG GAGGTCCGTCGCCGCCATCGTTATCTGGCTCACCTGCCGCTCACCTGCGAGTTCAGCATCTGTGAGCTCGCCCTGCAGCCGCCGATCCTGTCCAAGGAAACTCTGGACACATTCGCAG ACGACCTGGAGAAGAGGAAGCGTCTGAGGCAGAAGAAGGTGAGGGACGAGAAGCGCCGAGAGAAGCGAATTGAAATCGAGGAGAACAAGAAGCAGGGTAAAT ATCCAGAGGTGCATATTGGATTAGAGAACCTTCAGCATTTCCCAGCGTTCGGGTCTCCGCCGTACAACAGCAGCTTCCCGATTCAGCCCGACTTCACCTTCGCTCCCCCTTCACCCCTCAGCAGCAGTCCAACCTCTG ACGGGATCACATTCCCGAGTCTGAACGGGCAGAGCGCTTCACCCACTGTGGGCAGCGTGGAAGACGACGCGCACTGCATGTCCTTTGCACAG ATGCTCAGAGATGGGAAAGCCAGAGCTGATGCTGGGCCCAGGATCGCTCCAAAGAAAG CAGATAAGCTGCtcgctcctccagcagcagacagCGACGGGGAGAGCGACGGCTCGGACCGGGTCCCCGTCCCCAGCTTCCAGAACTCCTTCAGCCAGGCCATAGAGAAggcactgctgcagctggataACGGAGCGGCTGGTCCTCCACAACCTGTTGTTGATCCAG aagagaaaggagggaagaagaaaaagaagaagcagaagctTCTGTTCAGCACATCCATGGTTCACACAAAGTAG
- the LOC115582338 gene encoding ribonuclease P/MRP protein subunit POP5-like, giving the protein MVRVKSRYLLCELNVSDRSSLLLLDDRAVSAAVKAAVARTHGDYGAALCSIRFNVKYLNAHTGIVFLRFPKSCYRLLWSALPFITSIETRGQKIPCFFNCLHVGGTIRTCQKFLIRYNKQQLHRMLPTCKTKEEENQVCEAILNCSLTGGRREAFEDEFESEEDEEE; this is encoded by the exons ATGGTGCGGGTGAAGTCGAG GTATTTACTGTGCGAGCTGAACGTGTCGGACAGgagcagcctgctgctgctggatgacCGAGCTGTGTCAGCGGCAGTGAAGGCGGCGGTGGCCCGAACACACGGAGACTATGGAGCCGCTCTGTGCAGCATCAGGTTCAACG tgaAATATTTGAACGCTCACACTGGAATAGTGTTCCTGCGCTTCCCCAAAAGTTGTTACAGACTCCTCTGGTCTGCTTTGCCGTTCATCACCAGTATTGAGACTCGTGGGCAGAAAATCCCCTGTTTTTTCAACTGTTTGCATGTAGGAG GAACAATTAGAACATGTCAGAAGTTTCTGATTCGttacaacaaacagcagcttcatcGAATGCTCCCCACGTGTAAAACAAAAG aagaagaaaatcaggTTTGCGAAGCCATTCTGAACTGTTCCCTAACAGGAGGAAGAAGGGAAGCATTTGAAGATGAATTCGAGagtgaagaggatgaagaagagtgA
- the LOC115581927 gene encoding RING finger protein 10-like isoform X2 yields the protein MLESSAALCPELGLNTSTHCTDSVMEKNPNSSTSTKVPPRSSSTGPAPGETKTKTEGKNNGGSKRYSRKREPSFPKSDTFPGPRRTNSQKSKNFDKRPSQRGGRQYGVAGGGRREEVAETRRAEFSPAQFAGPKKISLNHLLNFTFEPRGGTSGIGEGGHSYWGRRNKWGHKHKPFNKELFLQANCQFVVSDDQDYKAHFTDPDTLVNWDCVQQVRIYSHEVPSCPICLYPPVAARITRCGHIFCWPCMLHYLSLSDKSWSKCPICYEAVATDDLKSVVAMETRQYVVGDVITMRLMRREKGALVAMPSCQWVKVEEPVRFGDACLSPYSKLLLASPAQALSLVTEEKAVLQAQLSQDVDTHGCFIQSALCLLQEQEEMLLKQQKMNAGDVLDFSSLTLEEPSSPEEEVVTNTSSSSSSKPVLQYASAFDDEVAEVPDVPDDTAAELPDYPEGILESVLEEPPEAMVDVAPEPQPDEESPASQPESGRPSTSVVHGPYYYFYQADDCQQMFLHPVNVRCLLREYGSLEASPDTITATVVEIVGHTVTEEVRRRHRYLAHLPLTCEFSICELALQPPILSKETLDTFADDLEKRKRLRQKKVRDEKRREKRIEIEENKKQGKYPEVHIGLENLQHFPAFGSPPYNSSFPIQPDFTFAPPSPLSSSPTSDGITFPSLNGQSASPTVGSVEDDAHCMSFAQMLRDGKARADAGPRIAPKKDKLLAPPAADSDGESDGSDRVPVPSFQNSFSQAIEKALLQLDNGAAGPPQPVVDPEEKGGKKKKKKQKLLFSTSMVHTK from the exons ATGCTAGAGAGCTCGGCGGCTCTCTGCCCGGAGCTCGGCCTCAACACCAGCACTCACTGCACGGACTCAGTCATGGAGAAAAACCccaacagcagcaccagcaccaaGGTTCCGCCCCGTTCCAGCTCCACAGGACCAGCACCGGGCGAGACTAAGACCAAAACAG aagGTAAAAATAATGGAGGCTCCAAGCGCTACAGCCGCAAGCGTGAGCCCTCCTTTCCCAAAAGCGACACTTTCCCAGGCCCGCGCCGCACCAATTCACAGAAAAGCAAGAATTTTGACAAGAGACCCTCTCAGAGAGGCGGACGACAGTATGGAGTTGCAGGCGGAGGACGACGTGAGGAG GTAGCAGAGACGCGCCGGGCCGAGTTTAGCCCGGCTCAGTTTGCTGGACCGAAGAAAATAAGCCTGAACCACCTGCTGAACTTCACCTTTGAACCCCGTGGAGGCACCAGTGGCATCGGAGAGGGAGGCCACTCCTACTGGGGCCGCCGAAACAAGTGGGGCCACAAGCACAAGCCCTTCAACAAGGAGCTATTCCTGCAGGCCAA ctgccAGTTTGTGGTGAGTGACGACCAGGACTACAAGGCCCACTTCACTGATCCAGACACTCTGGTCAACTGGGACTGTGTGCAGCAAGTG CGCATCTACAGTCATGAGGTGCCGTCTTGCCCGATCTGTCTGTACCCTCCTGTGGCAGCCCGCATCACCCGGTGTGGACACATCTTCTGCTGGCCGTGCATGCTGCACTACCTCTCTCTTAGCGACAAGAGCTGGTCCAAGTGTCCCATCTGCTACGAGGCCGTTGCCACCGACGACCTGAAGAG TGTGGTTGCTATGGAGACCAGGCAGTATGTGGTTGGTGATGTCATCACCATGCGCCTGATGCGGAGGGAGAAGGGGGCTCTGGTGGCCATGCCGAGCTGTCAGtgggtgaaggtggaggagccTGTTCGCTTCGGAG ATGCGTGTCTCAGCCCGTACTccaagctgctgctggcctccCCGGCTCAGGCTCTGAGCCTGGTGACGGAGGAGAAGGCCGTCCTGCAGGCTCAGCTCAGCCAGGACGTGGACACGCACGGCTGCTTCATCCAGAGCGCCCTCTGTCTGCTGCAG gagcaggaggaaatgCTGCTGAAACAGCAGAAGATGAACGCGGGAGACGTCCTCGACttctcctctctgactctgGAAGAACCATCGTCTCCTGAGGAGGAAGTGGTgaccaacaccagcagcagcagcagcagcaag CCCGTGCTGCAGTACGCCTCTGCATTCGATGACGAGGTGGCGGAGGTCCCTGATGTTCCTGACGACACCGCTGCTGAGCTGCCAGACTACCCTGAAGGGATTTTGGAGTCGGTGCTGGAGGAACCTCCAGAGGCGATGGTGGATGTCGCCCCGGAGCCCCAGCCTGATGAGGAGAgcccagccagccagccagagTCAGGCCGCCCCTCCACCAGTGTGGTGCATGGACCCTACTACTACTTCTACCAAG CTGACGACTGCCAGCAGATGTTCCTGCATCCTGTGAATGTTCGCTGTCTGCTGCGTGAATACGGCAGCTTGGAGGCCAGTCCTGACACCATCACTGCAACAGTGGTGGAGATCGTGGGACACACGGTCACCGAG GAGGTCCGTCGCCGCCATCGTTATCTGGCTCACCTGCCGCTCACCTGCGAGTTCAGCATCTGTGAGCTCGCCCTGCAGCCGCCGATCCTGTCCAAGGAAACTCTGGACACATTCGCAG ACGACCTGGAGAAGAGGAAGCGTCTGAGGCAGAAGAAGGTGAGGGACGAGAAGCGCCGAGAGAAGCGAATTGAAATCGAGGAGAACAAGAAGCAGGGTAAAT ATCCAGAGGTGCATATTGGATTAGAGAACCTTCAGCATTTCCCAGCGTTCGGGTCTCCGCCGTACAACAGCAGCTTCCCGATTCAGCCCGACTTCACCTTCGCTCCCCCTTCACCCCTCAGCAGCAGTCCAACCTCTG ACGGGATCACATTCCCGAGTCTGAACGGGCAGAGCGCTTCACCCACTGTGGGCAGCGTGGAAGACGACGCGCACTGCATGTCCTTTGCACAG ATGCTCAGAGATGGGAAAGCCAGAGCTGATGCTGGGCCCAGGATCGCTCCAAAGAAAG ATAAGCTGCtcgctcctccagcagcagacagCGACGGGGAGAGCGACGGCTCGGACCGGGTCCCCGTCCCCAGCTTCCAGAACTCCTTCAGCCAGGCCATAGAGAAggcactgctgcagctggataACGGAGCGGCTGGTCCTCCACAACCTGTTGTTGATCCAG aagagaaaggagggaagaagaaaaagaagaagcagaagctTCTGTTCAGCACATCCATGGTTCACACAAAGTAG